Proteins encoded together in one Streptomyces sp. TLI_171 window:
- a CDS encoding polysaccharide deacetylase family protein: MASTGVAAGGIRTKIKQQLARAAGRVPGEGATVLIYHRVGGGTADELDLATADFTAQVDLLAELPPGRVVSLDTAADRLEAGLRTPSTVLTFDDGFADTYDTAWPLLKERGLPFTIYLASGLVGGPMSWEGSTAKGAPAEGLSWEQLREMTASGLCTVANHTRSHARPDLLTTAELDGCGDEIEQHLGTRPAHFAYTWGTPVPHMDAALRARFRTAATGRVGRNLPGHDPVRFHRVPVRRTDPIDFFRAKLYGRLVPERAYARIVATAKAVGASA, from the coding sequence ATGGCGAGCACCGGCGTTGCGGCCGGCGGCATCAGGACGAAGATCAAGCAGCAGCTGGCGCGTGCCGCCGGCCGGGTGCCCGGGGAGGGCGCCACCGTCCTCATCTACCACCGGGTCGGCGGCGGCACCGCCGACGAGCTGGACCTCGCCACCGCCGACTTCACCGCCCAGGTCGACCTGCTCGCCGAGCTCCCGCCCGGCCGCGTGGTGTCGCTGGACACCGCCGCCGACCGCCTCGAAGCCGGCCTGCGCACCCCCAGCACCGTCCTCACCTTCGACGACGGCTTCGCCGACACCTACGACACGGCCTGGCCGCTGCTGAAGGAACGCGGACTGCCGTTCACGATCTACCTGGCCAGCGGCCTGGTCGGCGGCCCGATGAGCTGGGAGGGCTCCACCGCCAAGGGCGCCCCCGCCGAAGGGCTCAGCTGGGAGCAGCTGCGCGAGATGACCGCCTCGGGGCTGTGCACCGTCGCCAACCACACCCGCAGCCACGCCCGGCCCGACCTGCTCACCACCGCCGAGCTCGACGGCTGCGGCGACGAGATCGAGCAGCACCTCGGCACCCGGCCGGCGCACTTCGCCTACACCTGGGGCACCCCCGTCCCGCACATGGACGCGGCGCTGCGCGCCCGGTTCCGCACCGCCGCCACCGGCCGGGTCGGCCGGAACCTGCCCGGCCACGACCCGGTCCGCTTCCACCGCGTCCCGGTCCGCCGCACCGACCCGATCGACTTCTTCCGCGCCAAGCTCTACGGCCGGCTCGTCCCGGAGCGCGCCTACGCCCGGATCGTCGCCACCGCGAAGGCGGTGGGCGCCAGTGCCTGA